A window of Fragaria vesca subsp. vesca linkage group LG7, FraVesHawaii_1.0, whole genome shotgun sequence contains these coding sequences:
- the LOC101312196 gene encoding uncharacterized protein LOC101312196 encodes MGGGKDQHQGGGSGEETDKGLFGSLLHGVAGGQHGYSQQHGYPQQGYPPQHGYPPQQGYPPQQGGYPPQGYPPSGYPPQQGGYPPQGYPPAAHGGHSGGGSHGMGGILAGGAAAAAAAYGAHQLTGHHGQGSHQVSHGGYNPSHGMPGYGGHGMPGYGGHGKVKHGKFGKHGGKHGKYGKHGGGKFKKWK; translated from the exons ATGGGTGGTGGAAAAGATCAGCATCAAGGTGGTGGAAGTGGTGAAGAAACTGACAAGGGTCTTTTCGGTAGTCTTCTTCACGGCGTTGCCGGAGGACAACATGGCTATTCTCAACAACATGGATACCCTCAACAGGGGTATCCACCGCAACATGGGTACCCTCCTCAACAGGGGTATCCACCGCAGCAGGGTGGATATCCTCCACAAGGGTACCCGCCATCTGGGTATCCGCCGCAGCAGGGTGGATATCCTCCTCAAGGGTACCCGCCCGCCGCTCACGGCGGTCATTCTGGAG GAGGCAGCCATGGAATGGGGGGAATTCTAGCTGGGGGTGCAGCTGCTGCTGCAGCCGCATACGGTGCTCACCAATTGACAGGCCATCACGGTCAAGGCTCTCACCAAGTTTCGCACGGCGGCTACAATCCATCTCACGGCATGCCAGGGTACGGGGGTCACGGCATGCCAGGGTACGGGGGTCACGGCAAGGTTAAGCATGGTAAATTCGGGAAGCATGGAGGCAAGCACGGCAAGTACGGGAAGCACGGTGGAGGCAAGTTCAAGAAGTGGAAGTAA
- the LOC101312485 gene encoding 17.5 kDa class I heat shock protein-like, producing MSLIPGSFFGNDRRSNIFDPFSLDIWDPFQDFPLTTSRSAPRSETAAVANTRIDWKETPEAHVFKADLPGLKKEEVKVEVEEGKVLQISGERKVEKEDKSDKWHRVERSSGKFLRRFRLPENAKVGEVKAAMKNGVLTVTVPKQEVKKPDVKAIQISD from the coding sequence ATGTCTCTTATTCCGGGAAGCTTTTTCGGCAACGATCGACGGAGCAACATCTTCGACCCGTTCTCGCTCGACATCTGGGACCCGTTTCAGGACTTCCCCTTGACCACCTCTCGCTCGGCTCCACGCTCCGAAACGGCGGCAGTGGCGAACACGCGCATCGACTGGAAGGAGACGCCGGAGGCGCACGTGTTCAAGGCGGACCTGCCGGGGCTGAAGAAGGAGGAGGTGAAGGTGGAGGTAGAGGAAGGGAAGGTGCTGCAGATCAGCGGCGAGAGGAAAGTGGAGAAGGAGGACAAGAGTGACAAGTGGCATAGGGTGGAGAGGAGCAGCGGCAAGTTCTTGAGGAGGTTCAGGCTGCCGGAGAATGCGAAGGTGGGGGAGGTGAAGGCGGCGATGAAGAACGGGGTGCTTACTGTCACTGTGCCAAAACAAGAGGTGAAGAAGCCTGATGTGAAGGCTATTCAGATTTCTGACTAG
- the LOC101312770 gene encoding UDP-glycosyltransferase 76F1-like gives MEQRKGRRLILFPFPLQGHINPMLELANILHSKGFSIIIIHTNFNSFNMSTHPHFTFHSISDDLSESQAAEKDLLLLLSHLNAKCGEPFRECLAALLSSVTEEPVACLICDPLFDFTQSVAESLKLPRILLRTGGASSTAVYSAFPLLKEKGYIPIQESRLEETVTELSPVKVKDLPPERFFKAAQAFTYDTKFSNGYVFNTFEDLEQHALATIRKEFHIPVFPIGPFHKNFPAASSSSPSLLSQDRSCISWLDTRLPNSVIYVSFGSLAAVNEAQFLEIAWALANSKQPFLWVVRPGLVQGSEWLEPLPSGFIESLNGIGHIVKWAPQKEVLAHQAVGVFWTHNGWNSTLESICEGVPMICIPFFADQMVNARYVSDVWKVGVRLELGIKREEIEAAIRRLMMEKEGEEIRDRVSKLKVMANICLKQGGSSYQALDGLVDHILSLESLFTKLKSQ, from the exons ATGGAGCAGAGGAAAGGCAGGAGGTTGATACTCTTCCCGTTTCCCTTGCAAGGCCATATAAACCCTATGCTTGAGCTAGCCAACATTCTTCACTCGAAAGGCTTCTCCATAATCATCATCCATACCAATTTCAACTCTTTCAACATGTCAACTCATCCGCACTTCACCTTCCACTCAATCTCAGATGACTTATCTGAAAGCCAGGCGGCTGAAAAGGATCTCCTCCTCCTTCTTTCTCATCTCAACGCAAAGTGCGGTGAACCTTTCCGGGAATGCTTGGCCGCTTTGTTGTCTAGTGTAACAGAAGAGCCTGTTGCTTGCTTGATCTGTGACCCCCTCTTTGACTTCACTCAGTCTGTTGCTGAGAGCCTCAAACTCCCAAGGATCCTGCTAAGGACTGGTGGCGCTTCTTCCACTGCTGTCTATTCGGCATTTCCACTCCTGAAAGAAAAGGGTTACATTCCAATACAAG AATCTCGGCTGGAAGAGACGGTGACAGAGCTTTCACCTGTCAAAGTTAAGGATCTTCCACCAGAGAGATTTTTTAAAGCAGCACAAGCCTTTACATATGACACCAAGTTCTCAAATGGCTATGTCTTCAACACTTTTGAAGACCTTGAACAGCATGCACTGGCCACAATCCGCAAGGAATTTCACATTCCGGTTTTCCCAATAGGCCCTTTTCATAAGAATTTCCCAGCAGCCTCTTCTTCAAGTCCAAGCTTATTGTCACAAGACCGGAGCTGCATTTCATGGCTAGACACTCGACTACCAAACTCTGTCATCTATGTTAGCTTTGGGAGCCTTGCTGCAGTAAATGAAGCTCAGTTTCTAGAGATAGCTTGGGCACTAGCCAACAGCAAGCAACCCTTTTTGTGGGTGGTTCGACCCGGGTTAGTTCAAGGCTCGGAATGGCTAGAACCACTGCCTAGTGGTTTTATTGAGAGCTTGAATGGAATTGGACACATTGTGAAATGGGCACCCCAAAAAGAGGTGCTTGCCCATCAAGCTGTTGGAGTATTTTGGACTCACAATGGTTGGAATTCGACATTGGAGAGCATCTGCGAGGGAGTACCTATGATTTGTATTCCATTTTTTGCTGATCAAATGGTGAATGCAAGATATGTGAGCGATGTTTGGAAAGTAGGAGTGCGGCTAGAGCTTGGTATCAAGAGAGAAGAAATCGAAGCAGCAATTAGAAGACTAATGATGGAGAAAGAAGGGGAAGAGATACGAGATAGAGTGTCAAAGCTAAAGGTTATGGCAAATATTTGCCTAAAACAAGGTGGCTCTTCATACCAAGCGTTGGATGGCTTGGTTGATCATATCTTATCACTAGAATCCTTATTTACAAAACTTAAAAGTCAGTGA
- the LOC101314900 gene encoding UDP-glycosyltransferase 76F1-like, whose translation MEQRNGRRLILLPLPLQGHMNPMLELANILYFKGFSITIIHTSFNSLNPSTHPHFTYHLISDNLSESEAVEKDLLLLISHLNRKCYEPFRECFASLVSDASKEPVACLISDPVFDFTQSVAESLKIPRIMLRTGSASFTAVISAFPLLQGKGYIPKLDSRLGEPVTEFSPLRVKDLPVINSSDPERFFKLVHNLTYQTKASYGFIFNTFEDLEQHALATLRKEFHIPIFPIGPFHKCVPATTSTSRFLSQDWSCISWLNTQAQKSVIYVSFGSIATLDEAQFLEIAWGLANSKQPFLWVVRPGSISGSDWLEPLPSGFHETLNGRGHIVKWAPQKEVLAHQSVGVFWTHSGWNSTLESICEGVPMICTPFFGDQMLNARYASDVWEVGLHLENGLERGEIERAIRSLMMEKKGDQMRDRLSKIKEKANICLRQGGSSYQSLNDLVDHILSLESLALIKHD comes from the exons ATGGAGCAGAGGAATGGCCGGAGATTGATACTTCTCCCACTGCCCCTGCAAGGCCATATGAACCCCATGCTTGAGCTGGCCAACATTCTATACTTCAAAGGCTTCTCCATAACCATCATTCACACCAGTTTCAACTCTCTAAACCCTTCAACCCATCCTCACTTCACATACCACTTGATCTCAGATAACTTATCTGAGAGCGAGGCTGTTGAAAAGGATCTCCTCCTCCTCATTTCCCATCTCAACAGAAAGTGTTATGAACCTTTCAGGGAATGCTTCGCTTCCTTGGTATCTGATGCGTCAAAAGAGCCTGTTGCTTGCTTGATCTCTGACCCTGTATTTGATTTCACTCAATCTGTTGCAGAGAGCCTCAAGATCCCAAGGATTATGTTAAGGACTGGTAGTGCCTCCTTCACTGCTGTTATATCTGCATTTCCACTCTTGCAGGGAAAGGGTTACATTCCAAAACTAG ATTCTCGACTGGGAGAGCCAGTGACAGAGTTTTCACCTCTCAGAGTTAAAGATCTTCCAGTGATCAACAGTTCTGACCCAGAGAGATTCTTTAAACTAGTACACAACCTGACGTACCAAACCAAAGCATCATATGGGTTTATTTTCAATACTTTTGAAGACCTTGAGCAACACGCACTGGCCACACTTCGCAAGGAATTTCACATTCCAATTTTCCCAATAGGTCCATTTCACAAGTGTGTCCCAGCAACCACTTCTACAAGTAGATTCTTGTCACAAGACTGGAGCTGCATTTCATGGCTAAACACTCAAGCACAAAAATCTGTGATCTATGTCAGTTTCGGGAGCATTGCCACATTAGACGAAGCTCAGTTTTTGGAGATAGCCTGGGGACTAGCCAACAGCAAGCAACCCTTCTTGTGGGTGGTTCGACCTGGATCAATCTCTGGGTCAGATTGGCTTGAACCATTACCTAGTGGGTTTCATGAGACCTTGAATGGTAGGGGGCACATTGTTAAATGGGCACCTCAAAAAGAAGTGCTGGCTCATCAATCAGTTGGAGTGTTTTGGACTCATAGTGGCTGGAATTCTACATTGGAGAGTATTTGTGAGGGGGTTCCTATGATCTGTACACCATTTTTTGGTGATCAAATGTTGAATGCAAGATATGCAAGTGATGTTTGGGAAGTTGGGTTGCACCTAGAGAATGGATTGGAGAGAGGCGAAATTGAAAGAGCAATTAGAAGTCTCATGATGGAGAAAAAAGGGGATCAGATGAGAGATAGGCTGTCAAAGATAAAGGAGAAGGCAAATATATGCCTGAGACAAGGCGGCTCTTCATACCAATCTTTGAATGACTTAGTTGATCACATTTTATCCTTAGAATCATTGGCTCTCATAAAACATGATTGA